The Eubacteriaceae bacterium Marseille-Q4139 genome has a window encoding:
- a CDS encoding ABC transporter permease subunit — protein MKNFKKAGGRMFLFLPLGLIVILFECVPLFGMITKSFGGDGGFSLRYFMEIFEKPVYRTAIQNSLWVTFASTFVGLLIDFFLAMALSRSKGRGKAWYLSLLNLTSSFSGLPLAIAFITVLGTSGVFVLIARAIGFAPLSEYNLYSMGGMFIVYVYFQVPMGTLLLLPTFDKVRREWKEAARLMNAGSRRFWLQVGIPVMMPGILGTFNMLFSNAVAAYATPYLLINNSISLLPIKIVDMFVGDVRQRPELGSALSIVLLAIVLIEIGATNLLKRHFEKGMRS, from the coding sequence ATGAAAAATTTTAAGAAAGCCGGAGGCAGGATGTTCCTATTCCTGCCTCTGGGACTGATTGTAATCCTTTTTGAATGTGTGCCGTTATTTGGAATGATTACGAAAAGCTTCGGCGGAGACGGCGGATTTTCTCTCCGGTATTTCATGGAGATCTTTGAAAAGCCTGTGTACCGGACAGCCATCCAGAACAGCCTTTGGGTCACGTTTGCATCCACGTTTGTGGGGCTTCTCATCGACTTTTTCCTTGCCATGGCCTTAAGCCGCAGCAAGGGACGCGGGAAGGCATGGTATCTGTCCCTTTTAAACCTGACTTCCTCCTTCAGCGGGCTTCCCCTTGCGATTGCGTTCATCACGGTGCTCGGCACGTCCGGTGTCTTCGTGCTCATTGCGCGGGCCATCGGCTTTGCACCCCTTTCGGAATATAACCTGTATTCCATGGGAGGCATGTTCATCGTCTACGTGTATTTCCAGGTTCCCATGGGGACGCTGCTTCTTCTTCCCACTTTCGATAAGGTGCGGCGGGAGTGGAAGGAAGCTGCCAGGCTCATGAACGCCGGGAGCCGCCGGTTCTGGCTCCAGGTGGGAATCCCGGTCATGATGCCGGGAATTTTAGGAACCTTCAACATGCTGTTTTCCAACGCCGTCGCAGCCTATGCCACGCCGTATCTTCTGATTAACAACAGCATTTCCCTGCTGCCCATCAAAATCGTCGACATGTTCGTGGGCGACGTGCGGCAGAGGCCGGAGCTTGGAAGCGCCTTATCCATCGTGCTGCTTGCCATCGTACTGATTGAAATTGGCGCAACCAACCTTTTAAAAAGGCATTTTGAGAAAGGGATGAGATCATGA
- a CDS encoding extracellular solute-binding protein, with protein sequence MKKKLIRTAAYVCAAATLLTACSSAEAKETVDLTSLTLDEIVEEAKKEGAVASVGMPDDWANWAGSWQAITDTYGISHTDSDMSSAEELSTFENEKDAPTKDIGDVGQAFGPMAVEMDVVQPYKATTWDSIPDWAKDPDGKWVISYLGTMSSLQNLDNIGTPITSWADLKNSECRVTIGDVVRGASSQMAVLSCAYALGGGIDNIDPAIEFFKELAAAGRLDAGDYSQERMARGEVDLYLHWDYQTLRYKELVSEINPDANLDCHIMQDGAIQSGYCLLINKYAPHPHAAALAVEYLLSDEGQIDRARGYARPIRSDVEIPEELSAKMIDDAEYTDTIPLTDNDAVSEVCTEIATRWEEEIIPLMG encoded by the coding sequence ATGAAGAAAAAACTGATCCGTACGGCGGCGTATGTATGTGCCGCGGCCACGCTCCTTACGGCATGCAGCAGTGCAGAGGCCAAGGAAACCGTCGATCTCACGTCCTTAACTCTGGATGAGATTGTGGAAGAAGCAAAGAAAGAGGGGGCCGTTGCCTCCGTCGGAATGCCGGATGACTGGGCGAACTGGGCAGGAAGCTGGCAGGCCATCACAGACACCTACGGAATTTCCCATACAGACAGCGATATGAGCTCCGCAGAAGAGCTTTCGACTTTTGAAAATGAAAAAGACGCCCCGACCAAGGACATCGGCGATGTGGGCCAGGCGTTCGGGCCCATGGCCGTGGAGATGGACGTGGTGCAGCCCTATAAGGCGACCACCTGGGACTCCATTCCCGACTGGGCAAAGGATCCCGACGGAAAATGGGTTATCAGCTACCTTGGAACCATGAGCAGCCTTCAGAACCTTGACAACATCGGTACGCCGATTACGTCCTGGGCAGATTTAAAAAACAGTGAGTGCCGCGTCACCATCGGCGACGTAGTCCGCGGCGCTTCCTCCCAGATGGCAGTGCTGTCCTGTGCATATGCCCTCGGCGGCGGCATCGACAACATCGACCCGGCCATCGAGTTCTTCAAGGAGCTGGCCGCGGCAGGCCGCCTGGATGCCGGCGATTACAGCCAGGAGAGAATGGCAAGAGGCGAGGTTGACCTTTACCTTCACTGGGATTATCAGACCCTGCGGTATAAAGAGCTGGTGAGCGAGATCAACCCGGATGCCAACCTGGACTGCCATATCATGCAGGACGGCGCCATCCAGTCCGGCTACTGCCTCTTAATCAACAAATATGCGCCGCATCCTCATGCGGCAGCTCTGGCTGTGGAATACCTGTTAAGCGATGAGGGCCAGATCGACAGAGCCAGAGGCTATGCCCGTCCGATCCGCAGCGATGTGGAGATTCCGGAAGAGCTTTCCGCCAAGATGATTGACGATGCCGAATACACGGACACCATCCCGCTTACGGACAACGACGCCGTATCGGAGGTCTGCACGGAAATCGCAACCAGATGGGAAGAAGAGATCATCCCGTTGATGGGCTAG
- a CDS encoding metal-sensing transcriptional repressor has translation MEEREKEECACRHKYRDPEEEKDLIRRLNRIEGQVRGIKSMVQDDRYCTDILVQVSAVQAALNGFCKVLLSSHIRTCVVEDIKNGKEEEAVAELCETIKKMM, from the coding sequence TTGGAAGAGAGAGAGAAAGAGGAGTGCGCCTGCCGCCATAAATACCGGGATCCCGAGGAAGAAAAGGATCTGATCCGGCGCTTAAACCGGATCGAAGGCCAGGTGCGCGGCATCAAATCCATGGTTCAGGACGACCGCTACTGTACGGACATCCTGGTTCAGGTTTCGGCCGTTCAGGCGGCGTTAAACGGTTTCTGTAAGGTTCTTTTGTCCAGCCATATCCGCACCTGCGTGGTGGAGGACATCAAAAACGGCAAGGAAGAAGAGGCCGTTGCCGAGCTTTGCGAGACAATAAAGAAAATGATGTGA
- a CDS encoding heavy metal translocating P-type ATPase translates to MEQYTVTGMSCAACSARVEKAVSKVPGVTSCSVSLLTNSMGVEGTAAPSDIVAAVVNAGYGASLKGDEAVAASSLSADEEALADHETPVLKRRLIASLGFLLILMYFSMGHMMWGWPVPGFFAENHVAMGILQLLLAGIVMVINQKFFISGFKGLLHGAPNMDTLVALGSGASFVWSTYALFAMSNAQLHGDMEGVMTYMHEFYFESAAMILTLITVGKMLEARSKGRTTDALKGLMKLAPKTAVVERDGKETVVPIAQVKKGDIFVVRPGENIPVDGVVLTGSSAVNEAALTGESIPVDKEAGDMVSAATVNQSGFIRCEATRVGEDTTLSQIIKMVSDAAATKAPIAKVADKVSGVFVPAVIAIALLTIVGWLLAGETAGFALARGISVLVISCPCALGLATPVAIMVGNGMGAKNGILFKTAVSLEETGRTEIVALDKTGTITSGEPKVTELLPAAGLSERELLSLACALEKKSEHPLAKAVLKKAEEDGIEAGDVTDFAALPGNGLTAKLSGEELFGGNLSFIGSRADVPEAMKKQAEALAEAGKTPLFFAKNKTLLGIIAVADTIKEDSPQAVKELQNMGIRVVMLTGDNERTAKAIGAQAGVDEVIAGVLPDGKESVIRSLKSKGRVAMVGDGINDAPALTRADIGIAIGAGTDIAIDAADVVLMKSRLSDVPAAIRLSRATLRNIHENLFWAFFYNVIGIPLAMGLWIPIFGWKLNPMFGAAAMSLSSFCVVSNALRLNFFDMHRSDRDKKIKAKKKKETKSMEKTMKIEGMMCEHCEARVKKCLEAIPGVESAAVSHKEGTAVVTMSEEVPFDTLKKAVEDQDYKVVG, encoded by the coding sequence ATGGAACAATATACAGTTACCGGAATGAGCTGCGCGGCATGCAGCGCCCGTGTGGAAAAGGCTGTTTCCAAGGTGCCCGGCGTCACGTCCTGTTCCGTCAGCCTTCTGACGAATTCCATGGGCGTCGAGGGGACGGCAGCGCCGTCAGATATTGTGGCGGCTGTTGTGAATGCCGGATACGGCGCGTCCTTAAAGGGCGATGAGGCCGTGGCGGCATCGTCGCTTTCCGCGGACGAGGAGGCGCTTGCCGATCATGAGACGCCGGTTTTAAAAAGACGGCTGATTGCATCGCTCGGCTTTCTTCTTATTCTTATGTACTTTTCCATGGGACATATGATGTGGGGCTGGCCGGTGCCGGGATTTTTTGCGGAAAACCATGTGGCCATGGGGATTCTCCAGCTTCTCCTTGCGGGAATCGTCATGGTCATCAACCAGAAATTTTTCATAAGCGGCTTTAAGGGCCTTCTCCACGGCGCGCCCAACATGGATACGCTGGTGGCCCTCGGCTCCGGCGCTTCTTTTGTCTGGAGTACCTACGCGCTCTTTGCCATGAGCAATGCCCAGCTTCACGGCGACATGGAAGGCGTCATGACCTACATGCACGAGTTCTACTTTGAGTCGGCAGCCATGATCCTGACGCTCATTACCGTCGGGAAGATGTTAGAGGCCAGGTCGAAGGGGCGGACGACGGACGCCTTAAAGGGCCTGATGAAGCTGGCGCCGAAGACGGCCGTGGTGGAACGTGACGGAAAGGAAACCGTGGTTCCCATCGCCCAGGTGAAGAAAGGCGATATTTTCGTGGTGCGGCCGGGGGAGAACATCCCGGTGGACGGCGTCGTCCTCACAGGAAGCAGCGCCGTCAACGAGGCGGCCCTCACCGGCGAGAGTATCCCGGTGGATAAAGAGGCCGGGGACATGGTTTCGGCGGCCACGGTTAACCAGTCGGGCTTTATCCGCTGTGAAGCGACCCGCGTCGGCGAGGATACGACCCTGTCCCAGATTATTAAAATGGTGAGCGATGCGGCGGCCACGAAGGCGCCCATTGCAAAGGTGGCCGACAAGGTATCCGGCGTGTTCGTGCCGGCGGTCATCGCCATCGCGCTCCTTACGATTGTTGGCTGGCTCCTTGCCGGCGAGACGGCTGGCTTTGCCCTGGCGAGGGGAATTTCCGTCCTCGTCATCAGCTGCCCCTGTGCCCTCGGCCTTGCGACGCCGGTGGCCATCATGGTGGGAAACGGCATGGGTGCGAAAAACGGCATCCTCTTTAAGACGGCCGTGTCCTTAGAGGAAACCGGGCGGACGGAGATTGTGGCCTTAGATAAAACAGGAACCATCACAAGCGGCGAGCCGAAGGTGACGGAGCTTCTCCCGGCTGCTGGGCTTTCGGAACGAGAGCTTCTCTCCCTGGCCTGCGCTCTTGAGAAAAAGAGCGAGCATCCCCTGGCGAAAGCGGTGCTCAAAAAGGCTGAGGAAGACGGCATTGAGGCCGGGGATGTGACAGATTTTGCGGCGCTTCCAGGAAACGGGCTTACGGCGAAGCTTTCCGGGGAAGAGCTGTTTGGCGGAAACCTTTCCTTCATCGGAAGCCGCGCAGACGTGCCGGAGGCCATGAAAAAGCAGGCGGAGGCCCTGGCGGAAGCCGGAAAGACTCCATTATTCTTTGCGAAAAACAAGACGCTTCTCGGCATCATCGCCGTGGCCGATACCATAAAAGAGGACAGCCCGCAGGCCGTAAAAGAGCTTCAGAACATGGGCATCCGCGTGGTGATGTTAACCGGTGACAACGAGAGGACGGCGAAGGCCATCGGCGCCCAGGCCGGTGTCGACGAGGTCATCGCAGGCGTTCTGCCGGACGGCAAGGAGAGCGTGATCCGTTCCTTAAAATCCAAGGGACGCGTCGCCATGGTGGGCGACGGCATCAACGACGCGCCGGCCCTGACCCGCGCAGACATCGGAATCGCCATCGGCGCAGGAACCGACATTGCCATCGACGCGGCCGACGTGGTTCTGATGAAGAGCCGCTTAAGCGACGTGCCGGCGGCCATCCGCTTAAGCCGGGCGACCCTCCGGAACATCCATGAAAACCTGTTCTGGGCCTTCTTTTATAACGTGATCGGAATCCCCCTCGCCATGGGCTTATGGATCCCGATCTTTGGATGGAAGCTCAACCCCATGTTTGGCGCGGCTGCCATGAGCCTTTCCAGCTTCTGCGTTGTTTCCAACGCGCTGCGGCTCAATTTCTTTGACATGCACCGTTCCGACAGGGACAAAAAAATAAAAGCAAAAAAGAAAAAGGAGACAAAATCTATGGAAAAGACAATGAAGATCGAAGGCATGATGTGCGAGCACTGTGAGGCGAGAGTGAAGAAGTGTCTGGAGGCTATCCCGGGCGTGGAGAGCGCAGCCGTAAGCCACAAGGAGGGAACGGCCGTCGTCACCATGAGCGAGGAAGTGCCCTTTGACACCCTGAAAAAGGCCGTGGAAGACCAGGATTACAAGGTCGTAGGCTAG
- a CDS encoding 50S ribosomal protein L25 — MNTLKAEKRTMDVKAKKLRREGYVTGIVFGREMKESVPVKMQKADVERLVKTNKKGSQIMLDVDGEKRNVLIKEIDYNPLKNQVDEIDFQALVSGEKVHSVAEIRLLNHDKVTAGVLQQLMEEIPYKAVPAALVEKIELDVGNLHVGDSIKVRDLAIASDKDVDLMADLDAVVVTVSPVKNAEASEAEDAAEGTAE, encoded by the coding sequence ATGAATACTTTAAAAGCTGAAAAAAGAACAATGGATGTCAAGGCGAAAAAACTCAGACGAGAGGGATATGTTACGGGAATCGTATTCGGCAGGGAAATGAAGGAGTCTGTGCCGGTGAAGATGCAGAAGGCAGATGTGGAGCGCCTTGTGAAGACAAACAAAAAAGGAAGCCAGATCATGCTGGATGTGGACGGAGAGAAGAGGAACGTCCTGATTAAAGAGATTGACTACAATCCCCTTAAAAACCAGGTGGATGAGATCGACTTCCAGGCGCTCGTAAGCGGGGAGAAGGTACATTCCGTTGCGGAAATCCGCCTGCTAAACCATGATAAGGTGACGGCGGGCGTTTTGCAGCAGCTTATGGAAGAAATTCCCTACAAGGCTGTTCCGGCAGCGCTTGTGGAAAAGATTGAGCTGGATGTGGGAAATCTGCATGTGGGAGATTCCATTAAAGTCAGGGACCTGGCCATCGCCTCCGATAAAGACGTGGATCTGATGGCGGATCTGGACGCCGTTGTCGTGACGGTTTCTCCTGTGAAGAACGCGGAAGCTTCTGAAGCGGAGGACGCCGCAGAGGGAACGGCCGAATAA
- a CDS encoding type II toxin-antitoxin system HicA family toxin — translation MPTLDKIYMAVMCGTKDGNIRFAELQKLLSSLGFQVRIKGDHFIYYKNGVDEIINIQPHGSNAKPYQVKQVRNIILKYKLEV, via the coding sequence ATGCCGACACTGGATAAAATTTACATGGCAGTCATGTGCGGTACGAAAGATGGAAATATTCGATTTGCAGAGCTTCAAAAGCTCCTTTCGTCCTTGGGGTTTCAGGTACGCATAAAGGGGGATCATTTTATCTATTATAAAAACGGAGTAGATGAAATTATCAACATTCAGCCCCACGGCAGCAACGCCAAACCTTACCAGGTAAAGCAAGTCAGAAATATAATACTGAAATACAAACTGGAGGTGTAA
- a CDS encoding type II toxin-antitoxin system HicB family antitoxin — protein sequence MHKYERIIFWSEEDGRWLVDVPELSGCMADGSTPYEALQNAEQVISEWIETAKALGRPIPEPKGRLLYA from the coding sequence ATGCATAAATACGAACGCATCATTTTCTGGTCAGAAGAAGACGGCCGCTGGCTGGTCGATGTCCCGGAGCTCTCCGGCTGTATGGCAGACGGCAGTACGCCATATGAGGCGCTGCAAAATGCGGAACAGGTCATCTCCGAATGGATTGAAACCGCCAAGGCTCTTGGCCGGCCCATCCCTGAGCCAAAAGGCCGGCTTCTTTACGCATAA
- a CDS encoding transposase, with translation MRKYSAEDKLRMVKLILEAKHSITSVSTGEGIHPTTLEEWIRNYQSMGSETFYNKGWTKRTSAEKEIAVQEYLSGLGSLRDICKKYKISSTRTLRQWIALYNGHKELKASRTGGCSLMTKGRKTTFEERVEIASYCISHGHNYAETSENFKVSYQQARNYTIKYETGGVPALQDNRGKRKSEDSLTEVEKLQAELKLEKAKRQRAEMELSFLKKLEEIERRRG, from the coding sequence ATGCGTAAATATTCTGCTGAAGATAAATTACGAATGGTAAAGCTTATTTTGGAAGCTAAACATAGTATTACATCTGTATCAACAGGCGAAGGAATTCATCCTACTACTTTAGAAGAATGGATTCGTAATTATCAGTCTATGGGTTCAGAAACCTTTTACAACAAAGGATGGACCAAAAGAACTTCTGCCGAGAAAGAGATTGCCGTACAAGAGTATCTTTCTGGTCTTGGTTCACTACGTGATATTTGTAAAAAATATAAAATTTCCAGTACTCGTACACTCAGGCAATGGATTGCGCTGTATAATGGTCATAAGGAACTGAAGGCTTCCAGAACAGGAGGATGTAGTCTTATGACCAAAGGAAGAAAAACAACGTTTGAAGAAAGAGTGGAAATTGCATCCTACTGCATTTCCCATGGCCATAACTATGCTGAAACATCAGAAAACTTTAAGGTGTCCTATCAGCAGGCACGAAATTACACTATCAAATACGAAACAGGCGGAGTTCCTGCATTACAGGATAACCGCGGCAAAAGAAAATCGGAAGATTCTCTTACAGAGGTGGAAAAGCTTCAAGCGGAGTTGAAACTGGAAAAAGCCAAACGGCAACGTGCAGAAATGGAGTTATCATTCTTAAAAAAATTAGAGGAAATCGAAAGGAGGCGGGGCTGA
- a CDS encoding IS3 family transposase: MRGNRKEAGLSLIRHEHIYQAVKEEQKEHDYPIQALCKIGGVSRAAYYKWLNHEMSENEQENRKIAELIEKIHIESPDKGYRRIRDELERYHDIDVNDKRVLRICRKLGIKSTIKYANDSCTRQAANPQYIAENILNREFTAEAPNEKWLTDVTEFHYYIGNEKHKVYLSAILDLYDRRIVSYRIGDSNSNALVFDTFDDAVKDNPDAHPMFHSDRGFQYTNRAFHAKLEAAGMMQSMSRVAKCIDNGPMEGFWGILKRERYYGKRFMDRESLVVMIEKYINYYNNRRLQRKLGIVTPMEKHEKYLQAA; encoded by the coding sequence ATTAGAGGAAATCGAAAGGAGGCGGGGCTGAGCCTGATCCGCCACGAGCATATCTATCAGGCTGTCAAAGAAGAACAGAAAGAACACGATTATCCGATACAGGCGCTTTGTAAGATTGGCGGTGTTTCAAGGGCGGCTTATTACAAATGGCTGAACCATGAAATGTCAGAGAATGAACAGGAAAACCGAAAAATTGCGGAACTGATAGAAAAAATCCACATAGAATCACCTGATAAGGGTTATCGCAGAATCCGTGATGAGTTGGAGCGTTACCATGACATTGATGTAAATGATAAACGTGTTTTGCGCATCTGCCGGAAACTTGGTATCAAATCCACCATTAAATATGCAAACGATAGCTGTACAAGACAGGCTGCAAATCCACAGTACATAGCCGAAAATATCCTGAATCGTGAATTTACGGCAGAAGCTCCGAATGAAAAGTGGTTGACCGATGTAACGGAATTTCATTACTATATCGGAAATGAAAAGCACAAGGTATATTTAAGTGCAATTCTTGACCTGTATGACCGAAGAATCGTATCCTACCGTATTGGAGACAGTAATAGTAATGCATTAGTGTTTGATACCTTTGATGATGCAGTCAAAGATAATCCTGATGCACATCCGATGTTTCACAGTGACAGAGGCTTTCAATACACCAATAGAGCCTTTCATGCAAAACTTGAAGCAGCAGGGATGATGCAGAGCATGTCCAGAGTAGCAAAGTGTATCGATAATGGACCAATGGAAGGATTCTGGGGAATTCTAAAACGGGAGCGTTATTATGGTAAACGATTTATGGACAGAGAATCACTGGTGGTCATGATAGAGAAATATATCAATTACTATAACAACAGACGTTTGCAGAGGAAGCTTGGTATAGTAACACCAATGGAGAAACACGAAAAATATTTACAGGCAGCGTAA